Proteins from a genomic interval of Mustela lutreola isolate mMusLut2 chromosome 4, mMusLut2.pri, whole genome shotgun sequence:
- the LDB1 gene encoding LIM domain-binding protein 1 isoform X2, translating to MSVGCACPGCSSKSFKLYSPKEPPNGNAFPPFHPGTMLDRDVGPTPMYPPTYLEPGIGRHTPYGNQTDYRIFELNKRLQNWTEECDNLWWDAFTTEFFEDDAMLTITFCLEDGPKRYTIGRTLIPRYFRSIFEGGATELYYVLKHPKEAFHSNFVSLDCDQGSMVTQHGKPMFTQVCVEGRLYLEFMFDDMMRIKTWHFSIRQHRELIPRSILAMHAQDPQMLDQLSKNITRCGLSNSTLNYLRLCVILEPMQELMSRHKTYSLSPRDCLKTCLFQKWQRMVAPPAEPARQQPSKRRKRKMSGGSTMSSGGGNTNNSNSKKKSPASTFALSSQDVMVVGEPTLMGGEFGDEDERLITRLENTQFDAANGIDDEDSFNNSPALGANSPWNSKPPSSQESKSENPTSQASQ from the exons GTTGTTCCTCAAAGTCGTTCAAGCTGTACTCACCGAAGGAGCCCCCGAACGGCAACGCCTTCCCCCCCTTCCATCCCGGCACCATGCTAGATCGGGATGTGGG CCCAACTCCCATGTACCCGCCTACATACCTGGAGCCTGGGATTGG GAGGCACACACCATATGGCAACCAAACTGACTACAGAATATTTGAGCTTAACAAACGGCTTCAAAACTGGACAGAG GAGTGTGACAATCTCTGGTGGGATGCTTTCACAACTGAGTTCTTTGAGGATGATGCCATGTTAACCATCACTTTCTGCCTGGAGGATGGACCAAAGAGATATA CCATTGGCCGGACCTTGATCCCACGCTACTTCCGCAGCATCTTTGAAGGGGGTGCTACGGAGCTGTACTATGTGCTTAAGCATCCCAAGGAGGCATTCCACAGCAACTTTGTGTCCCTCGACTGTGACCAAGGCAGCATGGTGACCCAGCACGGCAAACCCATGTTCACCCAG GTGTGTGTGGAGGGCCGGTTGTACCTAGAGTTCATGTTTGACGACATGATGCGGATAAAGACATGGCACTTCAGCATCCGGCAGCACCGAGAGCTCATCCCCCGCAGCATCCTTGCCATGCAT gcccaggacccccagatgCTGGATCAGCTCTCCAAAAATATCACCCGGTGTGGGCTGTCCAATTCCACTCTCAACTACCTCCGA CTCTGTGTGATACTCGAGCCCATGCAGGAGCTCATGTCCCGCCACAAGACCTACAGCCTCAGCCCCCGTGATTGCCTCAAGACCTGCCTTTTCCAGAAGTGGCAGCGCATGGTAGCACCCCCCG CGGAGCCCGCACGGCAGCAGCCCAGCAAGCGGCGGAAACGAAAGATGTCAGGGGGCAGCACCATGAGCTCGGGGGGCGGCAACaccaacaacagcaacagcaagaAGAAAAGCCCAGCCAGCACCTTCGCCCTCTCCAGCCAG GATGTGATGGTGGTGGGGGAGCCCACCCTGATGGGCGGGGAGTTCGGGGACGAGGACGAGAGGCTCATCACCCGGCTGGAGAACACCCAGTTTGACGCGGCCAACGGCATTGACGACGAGGACAGCTTTAACAACTCCCCCGCCCTGGGCGCCAACAGCCCCTGGAACAGCAAGCCTCCATCCAGCCAAGAAAGCAAATCGGAGAACCCCACGTCACAGGCCTCCCAGTAA
- the LDB1 gene encoding LIM domain-binding protein 1 isoform X1, translating into MSVGCACPGCSSKSFKLYSPKEPPNGNAFPPFHPGTMLDRDVGPTPMYPPTYLEPGIGRHTPYGNQTDYRIFELNKRLQNWTEECDNLWWDAFTTEFFEDDAMLTITFCLEDGPKRYTIGRTLIPRYFRSIFEGGATELYYVLKHPKEAFHSNFVSLDCDQGSMVTQHGKPMFTQVCVEGRLYLEFMFDDMMRIKTWHFSIRQHRELIPRSILAMHAQDPQMLDQLSKNITRCGLSNSTLNYLRLCVILEPMQELMSRHKTYSLSPRDCLKTCLFQKWQRMVAPPAEPARQQPSKRRKRKMSGGSTMSSGGGNTNNSNSKKKSPASTFALSSQVPDVMVVGEPTLMGGEFGDEDERLITRLENTQFDAANGIDDEDSFNNSPALGANSPWNSKPPSSQESKSENPTSQASQ; encoded by the exons GTTGTTCCTCAAAGTCGTTCAAGCTGTACTCACCGAAGGAGCCCCCGAACGGCAACGCCTTCCCCCCCTTCCATCCCGGCACCATGCTAGATCGGGATGTGGG CCCAACTCCCATGTACCCGCCTACATACCTGGAGCCTGGGATTGG GAGGCACACACCATATGGCAACCAAACTGACTACAGAATATTTGAGCTTAACAAACGGCTTCAAAACTGGACAGAG GAGTGTGACAATCTCTGGTGGGATGCTTTCACAACTGAGTTCTTTGAGGATGATGCCATGTTAACCATCACTTTCTGCCTGGAGGATGGACCAAAGAGATATA CCATTGGCCGGACCTTGATCCCACGCTACTTCCGCAGCATCTTTGAAGGGGGTGCTACGGAGCTGTACTATGTGCTTAAGCATCCCAAGGAGGCATTCCACAGCAACTTTGTGTCCCTCGACTGTGACCAAGGCAGCATGGTGACCCAGCACGGCAAACCCATGTTCACCCAG GTGTGTGTGGAGGGCCGGTTGTACCTAGAGTTCATGTTTGACGACATGATGCGGATAAAGACATGGCACTTCAGCATCCGGCAGCACCGAGAGCTCATCCCCCGCAGCATCCTTGCCATGCAT gcccaggacccccagatgCTGGATCAGCTCTCCAAAAATATCACCCGGTGTGGGCTGTCCAATTCCACTCTCAACTACCTCCGA CTCTGTGTGATACTCGAGCCCATGCAGGAGCTCATGTCCCGCCACAAGACCTACAGCCTCAGCCCCCGTGATTGCCTCAAGACCTGCCTTTTCCAGAAGTGGCAGCGCATGGTAGCACCCCCCG CGGAGCCCGCACGGCAGCAGCCCAGCAAGCGGCGGAAACGAAAGATGTCAGGGGGCAGCACCATGAGCTCGGGGGGCGGCAACaccaacaacagcaacagcaagaAGAAAAGCCCAGCCAGCACCTTCGCCCTCTCCAGCCAGGTACCT GATGTGATGGTGGTGGGGGAGCCCACCCTGATGGGCGGGGAGTTCGGGGACGAGGACGAGAGGCTCATCACCCGGCTGGAGAACACCCAGTTTGACGCGGCCAACGGCATTGACGACGAGGACAGCTTTAACAACTCCCCCGCCCTGGGCGCCAACAGCCCCTGGAACAGCAAGCCTCCATCCAGCCAAGAAAGCAAATCGGAGAACCCCACGTCACAGGCCTCCCAGTAA
- the LDB1 gene encoding LIM domain-binding protein 1 isoform X3, whose product MLDRDVGPTPMYPPTYLEPGIGRHTPYGNQTDYRIFELNKRLQNWTEECDNLWWDAFTTEFFEDDAMLTITFCLEDGPKRYTIGRTLIPRYFRSIFEGGATELYYVLKHPKEAFHSNFVSLDCDQGSMVTQHGKPMFTQVCVEGRLYLEFMFDDMMRIKTWHFSIRQHRELIPRSILAMHAQDPQMLDQLSKNITRCGLSNSTLNYLRLCVILEPMQELMSRHKTYSLSPRDCLKTCLFQKWQRMVAPPAEPARQQPSKRRKRKMSGGSTMSSGGGNTNNSNSKKKSPASTFALSSQVPDVMVVGEPTLMGGEFGDEDERLITRLENTQFDAANGIDDEDSFNNSPALGANSPWNSKPPSSQESKSENPTSQASQ is encoded by the exons ATGCTAGATCGGGATGTGGG CCCAACTCCCATGTACCCGCCTACATACCTGGAGCCTGGGATTGG GAGGCACACACCATATGGCAACCAAACTGACTACAGAATATTTGAGCTTAACAAACGGCTTCAAAACTGGACAGAG GAGTGTGACAATCTCTGGTGGGATGCTTTCACAACTGAGTTCTTTGAGGATGATGCCATGTTAACCATCACTTTCTGCCTGGAGGATGGACCAAAGAGATATA CCATTGGCCGGACCTTGATCCCACGCTACTTCCGCAGCATCTTTGAAGGGGGTGCTACGGAGCTGTACTATGTGCTTAAGCATCCCAAGGAGGCATTCCACAGCAACTTTGTGTCCCTCGACTGTGACCAAGGCAGCATGGTGACCCAGCACGGCAAACCCATGTTCACCCAG GTGTGTGTGGAGGGCCGGTTGTACCTAGAGTTCATGTTTGACGACATGATGCGGATAAAGACATGGCACTTCAGCATCCGGCAGCACCGAGAGCTCATCCCCCGCAGCATCCTTGCCATGCAT gcccaggacccccagatgCTGGATCAGCTCTCCAAAAATATCACCCGGTGTGGGCTGTCCAATTCCACTCTCAACTACCTCCGA CTCTGTGTGATACTCGAGCCCATGCAGGAGCTCATGTCCCGCCACAAGACCTACAGCCTCAGCCCCCGTGATTGCCTCAAGACCTGCCTTTTCCAGAAGTGGCAGCGCATGGTAGCACCCCCCG CGGAGCCCGCACGGCAGCAGCCCAGCAAGCGGCGGAAACGAAAGATGTCAGGGGGCAGCACCATGAGCTCGGGGGGCGGCAACaccaacaacagcaacagcaagaAGAAAAGCCCAGCCAGCACCTTCGCCCTCTCCAGCCAGGTACCT GATGTGATGGTGGTGGGGGAGCCCACCCTGATGGGCGGGGAGTTCGGGGACGAGGACGAGAGGCTCATCACCCGGCTGGAGAACACCCAGTTTGACGCGGCCAACGGCATTGACGACGAGGACAGCTTTAACAACTCCCCCGCCCTGGGCGCCAACAGCCCCTGGAACAGCAAGCCTCCATCCAGCCAAGAAAGCAAATCGGAGAACCCCACGTCACAGGCCTCCCAGTAA